In the genome of Nocardioides seonyuensis, one region contains:
- a CDS encoding heavy metal translocating P-type ATPase, with product MTTHQHHTGHHDHDAPRDGRATAVLEVSGVQWATSKNVAEAVLSRQPGVLTVDANPVAQTATVVYDPERTSISELRDWVRECGFHCAGQSVPSHVCDPMLEPGHEHHVGHVQQVEHGGHDAHSGHAGPASPVSSPHDAMGHGGHGSMSMADMVRDMRNRFLVAVLLAVPVSLYSPMGRDMLGFDAAAPFGMRDDIFALILSLPVIFYSAWIFFDGAWRALRARTLDMMVLVAVAVGAGWLYSLGVTVTGGGEVFYEAAVMLTAFVLLGHWFEMRARGGANNAIRTLLDLAPPMAVVLRDGEPVEVPTSEVQVDDLLMVRPGAKIATDGTVEEGESEVDESMVTGESLPVHKAPGDQVIGATVNASGTLRVRATKVGADTALAQIVALVQQAQNSKAPGQRLADRAAFWLVLVALVGGVGTFLVWLAAGASVQTALLFAITVVVITCPDALGLATPTAIMVGSGLGAKRGILFKNATAIESSARIDTVVFDKTGTLTKGEPEVTDVVVGDFDHDRVLALAGALERESEHPLARAVVRYVEATDVPRLRATAFRNVTGIGALAEVDGHKVAIGNRRLMESEGITIGDLGSRRDEIASGGRTAVFVAVDGRVVAVFGIADAVRETSAAAIAALHQAGIRVAMLTGDNRATAERIAEELGIDDVIAEVLPEDKAHQVQQLQAQGRTVAMVGDGVNDSPSLVQADVGIAVGAGTDVAIEAADVVLMRSDPLDVPVALTIGRGTLRKMRQNLGWAVGYNAIALPIAAGVFEPAFGLVLRPEVAALSMSGSSFLVAVNALLLKRLRLPNQPSGAGPVAEERLQPVG from the coding sequence ATGACCACGCACCAACACCACACCGGGCACCACGATCACGACGCGCCGCGTGACGGCCGCGCGACCGCCGTCCTCGAGGTGTCCGGGGTTCAGTGGGCGACCAGCAAGAACGTTGCTGAGGCCGTGCTCTCACGCCAGCCCGGCGTGCTCACCGTCGACGCCAACCCGGTCGCCCAGACCGCCACCGTCGTCTACGACCCGGAACGCACCAGCATCAGCGAGCTGCGCGACTGGGTCCGGGAGTGCGGCTTCCACTGCGCCGGGCAGTCTGTTCCCAGCCACGTGTGCGACCCGATGCTCGAACCAGGTCACGAGCACCACGTCGGCCACGTTCAACAGGTCGAACATGGCGGCCACGACGCGCACAGCGGCCACGCCGGTCCGGCTTCGCCGGTCTCGTCACCACACGATGCGATGGGCCACGGTGGACACGGCTCGATGTCGATGGCCGACATGGTCCGCGACATGCGCAACCGGTTCCTGGTCGCCGTACTGCTCGCCGTGCCCGTCTCGCTGTACTCGCCCATGGGGCGCGACATGCTCGGCTTCGACGCGGCCGCCCCGTTCGGTATGCGCGATGACATCTTCGCCTTGATCCTGTCCCTGCCAGTCATCTTCTACTCCGCGTGGATCTTCTTCGACGGCGCCTGGCGAGCACTCCGGGCCAGGACGCTGGACATGATGGTGCTGGTCGCCGTAGCCGTCGGCGCCGGCTGGCTCTACTCCCTCGGGGTCACCGTCACCGGCGGCGGCGAGGTCTTCTACGAAGCCGCGGTCATGCTCACCGCATTCGTGCTGCTCGGCCACTGGTTCGAGATGCGAGCACGAGGCGGCGCCAACAACGCGATCCGCACCCTGCTGGACCTGGCCCCGCCGATGGCCGTCGTGCTCCGCGACGGCGAGCCCGTCGAGGTCCCGACCTCCGAGGTCCAGGTCGATGACCTGCTCATGGTGCGGCCCGGGGCGAAGATCGCCACCGACGGCACCGTCGAAGAGGGCGAGTCAGAGGTCGACGAGTCCATGGTCACCGGCGAGAGCCTCCCCGTGCACAAGGCACCCGGCGACCAGGTCATCGGCGCCACCGTCAACGCCAGCGGCACGCTCCGGGTGCGCGCCACCAAGGTGGGCGCCGACACCGCCCTTGCCCAGATCGTCGCGCTGGTGCAACAGGCGCAGAACTCCAAGGCCCCCGGGCAGCGGCTCGCAGACAGGGCCGCGTTCTGGTTGGTCCTGGTTGCGCTGGTGGGTGGAGTCGGAACGTTCCTGGTCTGGCTCGCGGCCGGCGCCAGCGTGCAGACCGCGCTGCTGTTCGCCATCACCGTTGTCGTGATCACCTGCCCCGACGCCCTGGGGCTGGCTACCCCCACGGCGATCATGGTCGGCTCCGGCCTCGGCGCCAAGCGTGGGATCCTGTTCAAGAACGCCACCGCGATCGAGTCCTCCGCCCGCATCGACACCGTCGTGTTCGACAAGACCGGCACCCTCACCAAGGGAGAGCCCGAGGTCACCGATGTCGTGGTCGGCGACTTCGACCACGACCGGGTGCTGGCCCTCGCGGGCGCACTCGAACGCGAGTCCGAGCACCCTCTCGCCCGTGCCGTCGTCCGGTACGTCGAAGCCACCGATGTTCCTCGGCTGCGCGCCACCGCATTCCGCAACGTCACCGGCATCGGCGCCCTCGCCGAGGTCGACGGCCACAAGGTCGCCATTGGCAACCGACGCCTCATGGAGTCGGAGGGCATCACGATCGGCGACCTCGGCTCAAGGCGCGACGAGATCGCGTCGGGAGGTCGTACGGCAGTGTTCGTCGCCGTCGACGGTCGGGTCGTTGCCGTGTTCGGCATTGCGGACGCGGTCCGCGAGACCTCGGCTGCCGCGATCGCGGCGCTCCACCAGGCGGGCATCAGGGTGGCCATGCTGACCGGCGACAACCGCGCGACTGCCGAGCGGATCGCCGAGGAGCTCGGTATCGACGACGTCATCGCCGAGGTGCTGCCCGAGGACAAGGCGCACCAGGTCCAGCAGCTGCAGGCGCAGGGCCGCACGGTGGCCATGGTGGGCGACGGCGTCAACGACTCACCCTCGCTGGTGCAGGCTGACGTCGGCATCGCAGTCGGTGCGGGCACGGACGTCGCGATCGAGGCCGCGGACGTCGTCCTGATGCGGTCCGATCCGCTGGACGTCCCGGTGGCGCTGACGATCGGGCGCGGCACGCTGCGGAAAATGCGCCAGAACCTCGGCTGGGCGGTGGGCTACAACGCGATTGCGCTCCCCATCGCAGCGGGCGTTTTCGAGCCCGCGTTCGGCCTTGTGCTCCGCCCGGAGGTGGCCGCGCTGTCGATGTCAGGATCCAGCTTCTTGGTTGCGGTCAACGCGCTGCTGCTGAAGCGCCTCCGGCTCCCGAATCAGCCATCTGGCGCGGGGCCGGTGGCGGAAGAGCGACTGCAGCCCGTGGGCTGA